A window of Longimicrobium sp. contains these coding sequences:
- a CDS encoding ATP-binding protein, whose product MSIETMAVADDAASTQEAAPAPPARDVAARAGWAAGWASLLLLAVWMGQLTPGWLPAAAACAVAWAVLARTVPWPWRAATLGALAVTLGLAAHTQRQLWSVAHDWSRVRAAVDRTAGERVNEGLDQLFDRGGRAVLGAADLAGGATRPSAGLFAEMSRIRHETGMTALGIYRPDGSPLVWAGEHRGAVPDSVKRGMVESSFSAGPLFGYVYFSERLQTGNVAVAAKLLQAHVKLGEGVQPYAERFAERNGIVPLFTTPELAQGDRIWDWATDSVTILSGVFETLTQQGWRDRVIQRGREDVTKALAIAALLMAIAWYRGPSRDPALPVAVFTAGLLLLPLADASAAAGLFSPVRFVLPLPVDVTLGQLLVVLGGASIWMLARQKAGRLLGRLPLALRVVLAAVVLVTAFWMVRHSVAASVLAEREGGGAPLIVGFALGMALPLYLLFGRRSDGPVRTHLVVAALAVSTALGLLLAAWWGPGRYVPVWAAAAWAFPFALAAAGVPRSESRRGALLPWACVAWMAATLALPTLWTMHLDERLRDSERELVKLGTQADPFLDYLLRQFAEEVLRLDAEGRQGVSLLYQAWVEAGLAREGYEARITHWNGGRAGSELRLADAALPPERVAALLELARREEEPKLERLTSVPGLHYLLLVPLAGGQSVTVAVPPRAYLGRSHSLARFLDPEDSDATDAAATLSLVPAPPGAAEAGGAVRWVRAENGWRSEATVAFPGARMHAHLLVPTPTRLILFARGVVSLALVLGALAGLWALGRTLCGEPLGVEPARWGWIFTFRGRLTGALFIFFLLPMAAFGATAYRALSREVERTAAAVADRALTQAASEARGQSLSALARHVDADLLLYERGVLRQAAAPEVIDLGLYHAWLPASVYLDFAQSEATERVENRQLAGHEYLVAYRRLPDGQVLASPTPLATGEIARRRRELADLVALAGLAGAVLSIVLSLFVARAFSRPIEALSGAAESVGAGNLSVRLPSGRRDEFGRVYSAFNRMVRGLRQTQAALVQETRRTEAIVAEAGTGVVALDGAGRVALINPRAEQILGGEVPVGARIPEDRPLPGAVAATVRDFLASGARERVDEREVDGRVIRLRMRGLSVDKARRGAVLVLEDVTNEIRSARVLAWGEMARQVAHEIKNPLTPIKLAVQHVRRAWADGRDDFGTILDRNVEAVLREIDHLGEISRAFARFGTPAEAAAPVERVDVRRVAEETLALYHGGRDGIRYELEVPVDAPRVSARPGELKEVLVNLLENARGALDGDGEVRISAALSGGGEWLRVDVADTGEGIPPESLPRVFEPQFSTRTSGTGLGLAIVKRLVESWGGEVTVDSTPGEGTTVHLRLRVAEAGAEAP is encoded by the coding sequence TTGAGCATCGAGACGATGGCGGTTGCGGATGACGCCGCGAGCACGCAAGAAGCGGCCCCCGCCCCGCCCGCCCGCGACGTTGCGGCGCGCGCCGGGTGGGCCGCGGGATGGGCGTCGCTCCTGCTGCTGGCGGTGTGGATGGGCCAGCTCACGCCCGGCTGGCTTCCCGCGGCCGCCGCCTGCGCCGTCGCCTGGGCGGTGCTCGCGCGCACCGTCCCCTGGCCATGGCGGGCGGCCACGCTCGGCGCGCTGGCGGTTACCCTGGGCCTGGCCGCGCACACCCAGCGGCAGCTGTGGAGCGTGGCCCACGACTGGTCGCGAGTGCGCGCCGCCGTGGACAGGACCGCCGGCGAGCGGGTGAACGAGGGCCTGGACCAGCTCTTCGACCGCGGCGGCCGCGCCGTGCTGGGCGCCGCCGACCTGGCGGGCGGGGCCACGCGGCCCAGTGCCGGCCTTTTCGCGGAGATGAGCCGCATCCGCCACGAGACGGGGATGACGGCGCTGGGCATCTACCGCCCCGACGGCTCGCCCCTGGTGTGGGCGGGCGAGCACCGGGGCGCGGTGCCCGACTCGGTGAAGCGCGGCATGGTGGAATCGTCGTTTTCCGCCGGCCCCCTCTTCGGCTACGTCTACTTTTCCGAGCGCCTGCAGACGGGGAACGTGGCCGTGGCCGCCAAGCTGCTGCAGGCCCACGTGAAGCTGGGCGAGGGGGTGCAGCCGTACGCGGAGCGTTTCGCCGAGCGAAACGGCATCGTCCCGCTCTTCACCACCCCCGAGCTGGCACAGGGCGACCGCATCTGGGACTGGGCCACCGACTCCGTTACCATCCTCAGCGGCGTCTTCGAAACGCTCACCCAGCAGGGGTGGCGCGACCGCGTCATTCAGCGCGGGCGCGAAGACGTGACCAAGGCCCTGGCCATCGCTGCCCTGCTGATGGCGATCGCCTGGTACCGCGGCCCGTCGCGCGACCCCGCCCTTCCCGTCGCCGTCTTCACCGCCGGGCTCCTGCTCCTTCCCCTGGCGGACGCCTCGGCTGCGGCGGGGCTGTTCTCGCCCGTGCGCTTCGTGCTTCCCCTGCCGGTGGACGTAACGCTGGGGCAGCTGCTCGTCGTACTGGGCGGCGCCTCCATCTGGATGCTCGCGCGGCAGAAGGCGGGTCGCCTGCTGGGCCGCCTGCCGCTGGCCCTGCGCGTGGTCCTGGCCGCGGTCGTCCTGGTGACGGCGTTCTGGATGGTGCGGCACTCCGTGGCGGCCTCGGTGCTGGCCGAGCGCGAGGGCGGCGGCGCGCCGCTGATCGTGGGCTTCGCGCTGGGGATGGCGCTGCCGCTGTACCTGCTCTTCGGCCGCCGGAGCGACGGGCCGGTGAGGACGCACCTGGTGGTGGCGGCGCTGGCCGTTTCGACCGCGCTGGGTCTTCTGCTGGCCGCGTGGTGGGGGCCGGGGCGGTATGTGCCGGTGTGGGCCGCCGCCGCCTGGGCCTTTCCCTTCGCCCTGGCCGCCGCGGGGGTGCCGCGCAGCGAAAGCCGGCGCGGCGCGCTGCTGCCGTGGGCGTGCGTGGCCTGGATGGCGGCCACCCTGGCGCTGCCCACCCTGTGGACGATGCACCTGGACGAGCGGCTGCGCGACTCCGAGCGCGAGCTGGTGAAGCTGGGCACCCAGGCAGACCCGTTCCTGGACTACCTGCTGCGCCAGTTCGCCGAAGAGGTGCTGCGGCTGGACGCCGAGGGGCGGCAGGGAGTCAGCCTGCTGTACCAGGCCTGGGTGGAGGCGGGGCTGGCGCGCGAGGGATACGAAGCGCGCATCACGCACTGGAACGGCGGCCGCGCCGGGAGCGAGCTGCGCCTGGCCGACGCCGCCCTGCCGCCCGAGCGCGTCGCCGCGCTGCTGGAATTGGCGCGCCGGGAGGAGGAGCCCAAGCTGGAGCGGCTGACCAGCGTCCCCGGCCTCCACTACCTCCTCCTCGTTCCCCTGGCCGGGGGGCAGAGCGTGACCGTCGCCGTTCCCCCGCGCGCCTACCTGGGCCGCTCGCACTCGCTCGCCCGCTTCCTGGACCCCGAAGACAGCGACGCGACGGACGCCGCGGCCACGCTGTCGCTGGTTCCCGCGCCCCCCGGCGCGGCGGAGGCGGGGGGCGCCGTCCGCTGGGTGCGGGCCGAGAACGGCTGGCGCAGCGAGGCGACGGTCGCCTTCCCCGGCGCACGGATGCACGCCCACCTGCTGGTGCCCACCCCCACGCGGCTCATCCTCTTCGCCCGCGGCGTGGTTTCGCTGGCGCTGGTGCTGGGGGCACTGGCAGGGCTGTGGGCGCTGGGCCGCACCCTGTGCGGCGAACCCCTGGGGGTGGAGCCGGCGCGCTGGGGATGGATCTTCACCTTCCGCGGCCGGCTGACAGGCGCGCTGTTCATCTTCTTCCTGCTGCCGATGGCCGCGTTCGGCGCCACGGCGTACCGCGCCCTTTCGCGCGAGGTGGAGCGCACCGCCGCCGCCGTCGCCGACCGCGCGTTGACGCAGGCGGCTTCCGAGGCGCGCGGGCAGAGCCTGTCGGCGCTGGCCCGCCACGTGGATGCCGACCTGCTGCTGTACGAGCGCGGCGTGCTGCGCCAGGCGGCCGCGCCGGAGGTGATCGACCTGGGGCTGTACCACGCCTGGCTTCCCGCCTCCGTGTACCTGGACTTCGCGCAGAGCGAGGCCACGGAGCGAGTGGAGAACCGCCAGCTGGCCGGGCACGAGTACCTGGTGGCCTACCGCCGGCTCCCGGACGGGCAGGTGCTGGCGTCGCCCACGCCGCTGGCCACGGGCGAAATCGCCCGGCGCCGGCGAGAGCTGGCGGACCTGGTGGCGCTGGCCGGCCTGGCCGGCGCGGTGCTTTCCATCGTCCTTTCGCTCTTCGTCGCCCGGGCGTTCTCGCGGCCCATCGAGGCGCTGAGCGGGGCCGCGGAAAGCGTGGGTGCCGGCAACCTTTCCGTGCGCCTTCCCTCCGGCCGCCGCGACGAATTCGGGCGCGTGTACAGCGCCTTCAACCGCATGGTGCGGGGGCTTCGGCAGACGCAGGCGGCGCTGGTGCAGGAAACGCGGCGCACCGAGGCCATCGTGGCCGAGGCGGGCACCGGTGTGGTGGCGCTGGACGGGGCCGGGCGCGTGGCGCTGATCAACCCGCGCGCGGAGCAGATCCTGGGCGGCGAGGTGCCCGTGGGCGCGCGCATCCCCGAGGACCGGCCCCTTCCCGGCGCGGTCGCGGCCACGGTGCGCGACTTCCTGGCCTCGGGCGCGCGCGAGCGGGTGGACGAGCGCGAGGTGGACGGCCGCGTAATCCGCCTGCGCATGCGGGGGCTTAGCGTGGACAAGGCGCGGCGCGGCGCCGTGCTGGTGCTGGAGGACGTGACGAACGAGATCCGCTCGGCGCGGGTGCTGGCGTGGGGCGAGATGGCGAGGCAGGTGGCGCACGAGATCAAGAACCCGCTGACGCCCATCAAGCTGGCCGTGCAGCACGTGCGCCGCGCATGGGCCGACGGGCGCGACGACTTCGGCACCATCCTGGACCGCAACGTCGAGGCGGTGCTCCGCGAGATCGACCACCTGGGCGAGATCAGCCGCGCCTTCGCCCGCTTCGGCACGCCGGCCGAGGCCGCCGCGCCGGTGGAGCGGGTAGACGTGCGCCGCGTGGCGGAAGAAACGCTGGCCCTGTACCACGGTGGGCGCGACGGCATCCGCTACGAGCTGGAGGTGCCGGTGGATGCGCCCCGCGTGAGTGCCCGCCCGGGCGAGCTGAAGGAGGTGCTGGTGAACCTGCTGGAGAACGCGCGCGGCGCGCTGGACGGCGACGGCGAGGTGAGGATCTCGGCGGCGCTTTCCGGAGGCGGCGAGTGGCTGCGGGTGGACGTGGCCGACACGGGCGAGGGGATTCCGCCCGAGTCGCTGCCGCGCGTCTTCGAGCCGCAGTTCTCCACCCGCACCAGCGGCACGGGGCTGGGCCTGGCCATCGTCAAGCGCCTGGTGGAGTCGTGGGGCGGCGAGGTGACCGTCGATTCCACCCCCGGCGAGGGCACCACGGTGCACCTGCGGCTGCGCGTGGCCGAGGCCGGGGCGGAGGCGCCGTAG
- a CDS encoding creatininase family protein — MLKPQRSYALSDLPWTDVALHLRRDRRLIIPVGACDQSGPHLPVGAGTCVAEALSRDLSQEFGVLRAPAFPYGVNLPGEATYAGTAALHPKTLHRAFMELLASWALQGFDEFIAITANVHAPHAEAIATIRAAGARVRVVEALSVDLRELLHAGGEPEHAGEVLTSLLLHLRPDAVRMYAARDYRMDPEKARKFVGGRLKRIPSKCEGAVGRPTLGTAEKGARIYEHILQKIRLKVFIAPPADEPEL, encoded by the coding sequence ATGCTCAAACCCCAGCGCTCCTACGCACTTTCGGACCTGCCGTGGACCGACGTCGCCCTGCACCTGCGGCGCGACCGCCGGCTGATCATTCCCGTGGGGGCCTGCGACCAGTCGGGGCCCCACCTGCCCGTGGGCGCGGGCACCTGCGTAGCCGAGGCGCTGTCGCGCGACCTGTCGCAGGAATTCGGCGTGCTGCGCGCGCCCGCGTTTCCGTACGGGGTAAACCTGCCCGGCGAGGCCACCTACGCCGGCACCGCCGCGCTCCATCCCAAGACGCTTCACCGCGCCTTCATGGAGCTGCTGGCCTCGTGGGCGCTGCAGGGCTTCGACGAGTTCATCGCCATCACCGCCAACGTGCACGCCCCCCACGCCGAGGCCATCGCCACCATCCGGGCCGCGGGCGCCCGCGTGCGTGTCGTGGAGGCGCTTTCGGTGGATCTGCGCGAGCTGCTCCACGCGGGCGGCGAGCCGGAGCACGCGGGCGAGGTGCTCACCTCGCTGCTCCTTCACCTGCGCCCCGACGCGGTGCGGATGTACGCGGCGCGCGACTACCGGATGGACCCCGAAAAGGCGCGAAAGTTCGTCGGGGGACGGTTGAAGCGCATCCCCTCGAAGTGCGAGGGCGCGGTGGGCAGGCCCACGCTGGGCACCGCGGAAAAGGGCGCCCGGATCTACGAACATATCCTGCAGAAGATCCGCCTCAAAGTATTCATCGCCCCCCCGGCCGACGAGCCCGAGCTGTAG